The DNA window ATCTGAGGGATTCCTGGGTCTTCGGCCTCCTGGGCCTCTACGGGTTCCAGGTGAAATACTCGGAGCAGCGCAGAAAGGTAATCCGCTACCCCACGTCCATCAAAGTGAAGTACATTGAGCCCCGGGGCTATTACAACGGATGGGGGACCTTGGTGGACCTCTCGCTGGGAGGCCTCTCAATGCTCACCCATGAGGAGATACAGAAGCAGGTGGTCCTTGATTTCGAGCTGGGACCTTCCCATAAGCTTCCCATTCTTTACCTGAGGGGGACGATCACCTGGAACGGCTACTCAAAGAGGGACAAGACGCCTATTGAAGGCGTTGAGTTCGTGAAGCTCAACGCTGCCCAGGAGAAGCTCCTCCATAAGTATATGATGGACATCGTGGAGGAGCTTGCCCAGAAATGAGCCCGCCGCGGGCCGGAAAGAAGAACTATGGCACTATATCTTGTCACCGGCGGGGCCGGCTTCATAGGCTCCAATATCGTGGAGCACCTTGTCTCTGCCGGTGAGAAGGTAAGGGTGCTTGACAATTTCTCCAATGGCAGGGAAGAGAACCTGGCGCACCTTCGCGGGAAGATTGAGCTTACAAGGGGAGACATCCGCGACCGGGCGGCAGTGAGTAAAGTCCTGGAAGGCGCCGATTTCGTGCTCCACCAGGCAGCATTGGGCTCTGTGCCACGCTCCATAGCCGATCCTCTTGAAACCAACAGCGCGAATGTGGACGGTACCCTCCTGATGCTCCACGAGAGCGCCCGGGTCGGTGTGAAGCGCTTTGTCTATGCCTCGTCGTCGTCGGTCTACGGGAGTGCCACGGGGCTCCCCAAGAGGGAGGACATGGCGTGCCAGCCCATATCTCCCTACGGAGTCTCCAAGTATGTGGGAGAGCTCTACTGCAGGATCTTTCACCAGGTGTACGGGGTTGAGACGGTGATTCTCCGTTACTTCAATGTCTTCGGGAGGCGCCAGGATCCCATGTCCCAGTATGCCGCCGTCATTCCGCGCTTCATCACGGCTCTTTGTGAGGGTCAATCGCCCGTTATCTACGGTGACGGAACGCAGACCCGTGATTTTACCTTCGTGGATAACGTGGTGCAGGCGAACCTCAAGGCATGTACCCCGGGGTTTGCCTCTTTCGGCGATCCCCTCAATATTGCCTGTGGCGGTGGCCATACCCTTCTTGAGCTTTACGACCGCATCTCCTGCCTGCTGGGAAGAGAGATTCCCCCCTCTTTCCAGGCCATGCGCTCAGGGGAAGTGATGCACAGCTTCGCCGACATCTCCAAGGCCCGGAGCCTCCTTGGCTATGAACCTTCCGTCGATTTTAAGACCGGGCTGGAATACACGGTGGCCTGGTACCGGCAGGCCGCGCCTCTTTCTTAATAAGCCCCTTTCCTCGAGAGGACGATGAAGACCGTCCTTACCAGGATCACCAGGTCCATCCAGAGCGACCAGTTTCTCACGTAATAGATGTCCATTTTGCAGCGGTCCTCAAAGGAGAGCTCATTGCGGCCGCTTACCTGCCAGAGGCCCGTTATCCCCGGCTTGGCCACCAGGATGGTCTTTTCCATGCGGTTCATCTTTCTTATCTCAGAGGGGAGATAGGGGCGGGGGCCTACAAGGCTCATGTCGCCTCTGAGCACGTTCAATACCTGGGGGAATTCATCGACGCTCGTCTTGCGCAGCCACCTGCCCACGGCGGTGACGCGGGGATCACCGGACCTGAGCTTTGCAAATTTCTCCCACTCCCCGCGCTTTTCAGGGTGCTCGTCAAAGTATTTCTGAAGCCTCTCGGGCCCGTCGATGTACATGGTCCTGAACTTGAAGCAGGGGAACCTTCCCTTCCTGTCCCGCTGCCCCAGGCGCTTCTGGATGAAGAGCACGGGGCCGGGGCTGTCGAGCTTTATGGCCAGGGCGATGAGAAGGAAGAAAGGGGCCCCGGCAATGAGCACCACCGTGGAGAGCACAAGGTCTATCGTTCTCTTGATGAAAATGTTCCAGGGCTTCTTCAGGTTGATGTTGATGTTGATCATCAGGAACTCGCTGATGGACTCTATCTCGGCGCCTATGGTGGCCACGCCGAAGAAGTCGGGGATGATCTTGATGCTTTCCACGTAGTTTTCGCAGAGCTCCACGATCTCTATCAGCCTCTCCCTCGAGAGGGCGGGCATGGCGATGATGACGTCGAGGGCCGTGGTGTCCTTGAGGGTCTCCTTGATATCGCTGGTTTTTCCCAGCACCCTGATTCCCTCGATGAGGGCTCCCGCCTTTTCAGGGTCGTCATCGAGAAATCCCATGACCTGGTAGCCAAGGAACTTATCCTTCCTGAGGCTCTTCGCCACAAGGCCGCCGGTCTTCGCGGCGCCCAGGACCAGCACCCGCTTCTTCCAGAGCCCCCCGTCAAAGGAGACCGTCTTTGTGGCATACCTGAGGGCAGGGATGAAGAGTGCTGCAAAGACGATTGAGAATACGAAGACCACGCGGGATATTATCCCGGTGAGGTGCACAAGGGTGATAAGGGCGAGGGTGAAGACCATATAGAGGATAAGGGCCTTGAAGATATGCTTCAGCTCAAGCTGGAAGGGCCTCCGTTTAAAATAAAGGCCTTCCATGAAGAAAAATATTGAGAGAGGGGCAATGAGCCACCAGAGGGGCGCGTAGTCATAGAGTGAGAAGCTGTACACGGGCGCCCGGCTGAAATTCTGCGGGATGACGTGGATACGGAGGTGATGGGCCAGCAGGAATGAGAGCAGAAAGGCGCCGCTGTCGGCAATGAGAAGGATCACGACCATGAGGATCTTGCGGAAGAGGTTGTTTACCTTTATCCATTCGAGCGTTCTCCTGAGCGAAAAGGTATTCATCTCCCACCTGCGGGGCAAATCGGTTTCTTGCGCCGCTCGCCTCTCGAGTCCCGGCCTTCCCTGCTTCTACGGCTTTCATGAAATTACCTTCATTGAGGTCTCATTAAGAGGGAAATAGGTGGAGGCTGGTAAATATCAGTGACAGGAAGCAAAGATGTGCGGCATAACAGGCTTTTACTATTACGGAGAAAATCAGGAGCTTGCCTCCCGTGAGGACCTTGCGGCGATGAATGATACCCTGGCCCACCGCGGTCCTGATGAGGAGGGCCTTTTTTACAGGGAAGCCCTGGGGCTTGCCCACAGGAGGCTTTCCATCATTGACCTGTCGCCTACGGGGAGGCAGCCCATGGAATGCCCCGGGGATCAGCTCGTGCTGATTCTGAACGGCGAGATCTACAATTTCATGGAGCTCCGCTGCGAGCTCGAGGCTCTTGGCCATTCTTTCCGCGGGACATCCGATACGGAGGTGGTGCTTGCCTCATACCGTGAATGGGGCAGGGAATGCCTCTCGCGCTTTATTGGCATGTTCAGCTTTGCCCTGTGGGACGGGAAGGCCGAGGCCCTCTTTCTCGCCAGGGACCGCCTCGGCGTGAAGCCCCTCTATTACTATCACCACCGGGGGCATTTCGTCTTTGCCTCGGAGCTGAAGGCCCTTCTCAGGTACCCCTTTTTCAGGCGGGAGCTTGATATGGAGAGCTTGTACGAGTACCTGGTGTTTCAGTATGTGCCCGATCCCCGGACAATCTACCGCCATACCCGCAAGCTCTCTCCAGGCTCATTCCTTGTGCTGCGCCGCGGCGAGATAGAGATAAGGCCCTACTGGGATCTCTCTCCCCGCCATGAGGGCAGCGTTGACGAGGATGAGCTTCAGGAGCGCTTCAATGCCCTTCTTGACGACTCCGTGAGGCTGCGCCAGATAAGTGATGTGCCTGTAGGGGCATTTCTGAGCGGCGGGATAGATTCAAGCACCGTGGTAGCCTTTATGCAGGCACAGAACAGCATGGCGGTGAAGACTTTTTCCATAGGATTCAAGGAAAGCCTTTATGACGAGGCTCCCTACGCGAGGGAAGT is part of the Candidatus Eremiobacterota bacterium genome and encodes:
- the wbaP gene encoding undecaprenyl-phosphate galactose phosphotransferase WbaP; protein product: MNTFSLRRTLEWIKVNNLFRKILMVVILLIADSGAFLLSFLLAHHLRIHVIPQNFSRAPVYSFSLYDYAPLWWLIAPLSIFFFMEGLYFKRRPFQLELKHIFKALILYMVFTLALITLVHLTGIISRVVFVFSIVFAALFIPALRYATKTVSFDGGLWKKRVLVLGAAKTGGLVAKSLRKDKFLGYQVMGFLDDDPEKAGALIEGIRVLGKTSDIKETLKDTTALDVIIAMPALSRERLIEIVELCENYVESIKIIPDFFGVATIGAEIESISEFLMINININLKKPWNIFIKRTIDLVLSTVVLIAGAPFFLLIALAIKLDSPGPVLFIQKRLGQRDRKGRFPCFKFRTMYIDGPERLQKYFDEHPEKRGEWEKFAKLRSGDPRVTAVGRWLRKTSVDEFPQVLNVLRGDMSLVGPRPYLPSEIRKMNRMEKTILVAKPGITGLWQVSGRNELSFEDRCKMDIYYVRNWSLWMDLVILVRTVFIVLSRKGAY
- a CDS encoding SDR family oxidoreductase, giving the protein MALYLVTGGAGFIGSNIVEHLVSAGEKVRVLDNFSNGREENLAHLRGKIELTRGDIRDRAAVSKVLEGADFVLHQAALGSVPRSIADPLETNSANVDGTLLMLHESARVGVKRFVYASSSSVYGSATGLPKREDMACQPISPYGVSKYVGELYCRIFHQVYGVETVILRYFNVFGRRQDPMSQYAAVIPRFITALCEGQSPVIYGDGTQTRDFTFVDNVVQANLKACTPGFASFGDPLNIACGGGHTLLELYDRISCLLGREIPPSFQAMRSGEVMHSFADISKARSLLGYEPSVDFKTGLEYTVAWYRQAAPLS
- a CDS encoding PilZ domain-containing protein; protein product: MDFLSKITGKLPEQKIKEKRFVDRRHCSIDVTLLKDGKERIPAVIKDIAVYGLGMECSKPFRKDEQVDIIVPKDKGVFSKFRFSQDTVKARVVWTRKKKNVEIYAAGVRFADSRINLRDSWVFGLLGLYGFQVKYSEQRRKVIRYPTSIKVKYIEPRGYYNGWGTLVDLSLGGLSMLTHEEIQKQVVLDFELGPSHKLPILYLRGTITWNGYSKRDKTPIEGVEFVKLNAAQEKLLHKYMMDIVEELAQK